The Dunckerocampus dactyliophorus isolate RoL2022-P2 chromosome 1, RoL_Ddac_1.1, whole genome shotgun sequence genome has a segment encoding these proteins:
- the LOC129176719 gene encoding gastrula zinc finger protein XlCGF57.1-like produces the protein MEHIKKEEEESQCPYIKEEEEEPQPRDMKEEVEEPEYPHIKEEEWDYSVRQEGDHLEGLEEFSVICVPVKSEDDEGESEEKREVEPPSSSSTQHMTTEADGDHCGGSQAHNLLAPLSDSDDTTSHSPDTDDEDSEADMTCHTDNTRWKCSQCDKTFVSKGNLKIHTRLHTGEKPFTCSVCGKGFIVKSNLKAHISVHTGEKAFSCVVCGKQFCQKADLKRHTRIHTGEKPFPCSVCGKRFVNHYQLRRHTRIHTGEKPFPCTVCGKRFSHKSDLKRHTRVHTGEKPFPCSMCGKRFINKTHLNTHTRIHTGEKPFPCAVCGKGFSQKADLKRHTIIHTGEKPFPCTKCGKRYSQKGDLKIHTRIHTGKKPFACSVCGQEFNEESHLEEHTRKHTREKPFPCTVCGKRFDRKSNLKKHTGTHTGEKPFPCKVCGKRLAHRGSLKRHARIHTEENPFS, from the coding sequence ATGGAAcacattaaaaaggaagaggaggaatcACAGTGCCCATatattaaagaagaagaggaggagccacagccccgtGACATGAAAGAGGAAGTGGAGGAGCCAGAGtacccccacattaaagaggaagaatgGGATTATAGTGTCAGACAGGAGGGAGACcatcttgaaggactggaggagttcTCAGTGATATGTGtccctgtgaagagtgaagatgacgaaggtgaaagtgaggagaagagagaggtggagcctccaagcagcagctcaactcaacacatgacaacagaagctgatggagaccactgtggaggatcacaagcacacaacctcttagctccactatcagatagtgacgacacaacgtcacactctcctgacactgatgatgaagactctgaagctgatatgacatgtcacactgacaacacacgctgGAAATGCTCTCAGTGTGACAAAACTTTTGTTAGCAAGGGAAATCTAAAAATACACACGAGACTTCACACGGGTGAGAAACCTTTCACCTGCTCTGTCTGTGGTAAAGGGTTCATTGTTAAATCAAATTTGAAAGCTCACATAAGCgtgcacactggagagaaagctttttcttGCGTGGTGTGTGGTAAACAATTTTGTCAAAAAGCTGacttaaaaagacacacaagaatacacactggagagaaaccctttccttgctcagtgtgtggtaaaagatttgTTAATCACTATCAGTTAAgaagacacacaagaatacacactggagagaaacccttcccttgcacggtgtgtggtaaaagattctcacATAAATCGgatttaaaaagacacacaagagtacacactggagagaaacctttcccTTGCTCGATGTGCGGTAAAAGATTCATTAATAAAactcatttaaacacacacacaagaatacacactggagagaaaccttttccttgtgCGGTGTGTGGTAAGGGATTCTCTCAAAAAGCTGATTTAAAAAGACACACGATAattcacactggagagaaaccttttccttgcacgaAGTGTGGTAAACGATATTCTCAAAAAGGtgatttaaaaatacacacaagaatCCACACTGGAAAGAAACCTtttgcctgctcagtttgtggtcagGAATTCAATGAGGAGTCTCATTTGGAAGAACACACAAGAAAACACACGAGAGAGAAACCATTTCCTTGCACAGTGTGCGGTAAACGATTTGATCGTAAAAgtaatttgaaaaaacacactgggacacacaccggagagaaaccttttccttgcaaggtgtgtggtaaaagactTGCTCATCGAGGCAGTTTAAAAAGGCacgcaagaatacacactgaagAGAACCCTTTTTCCTGA